Proteins from a single region of Chryseobacterium sp. W4I1:
- a CDS encoding 3'-5' exonuclease has protein sequence MDFCAIDFETATHEKNSACEMGICIVQDSKIVETKTWLIKPPSFPYFSRFNIDIHGIKPEDVKDAPTFDEIWYEAEEMMYGSLMIAHNASFDAGVLRGCFEHYGMFAPNLNYLCSIQLAKKSWNYLPKYGLKHLAEHHQISLNHHRAGDDAEACAKISLLAFEKLIMTENYEIHESFLNKYIKKL, from the coding sequence ATGGATTTCTGCGCAATAGATTTTGAAACGGCAACTCACGAAAAAAATTCGGCCTGCGAAATGGGTATCTGCATTGTTCAGGATTCTAAAATCGTAGAAACCAAGACCTGGCTGATTAAACCGCCGAGCTTTCCTTATTTCAGCAGATTTAATATTGATATCCATGGAATAAAACCGGAAGATGTAAAGGATGCTCCTACTTTTGATGAGATCTGGTATGAAGCTGAAGAAATGATGTACGGATCACTGATGATTGCCCACAATGCAAGCTTTGATGCAGGGGTTTTAAGAGGATGTTTTGAGCATTATGGCATGTTTGCTCCCAATCTGAATTATCTTTGTAGTATTCAATTAGCCAAAAAATCATGGAATTATCTACCAAAATACGGATTGAAACATTTGGCAGAACATCACCAGATCAGTCTAAATCATCATAGGGCCGGAGACGATGCTGAAGCCTGTGCCAAAATTTCACTCCTGGCTTTTGAAAAATTGATCATGACTGAAAATTACGAAATTCATGAATCATTTTTAAATAAATATATTAAAAAGCTATAA
- the apaG gene encoding Co2+/Mg2+ efflux protein ApaG, whose product MMFSKMTSNIKVSVIPEYDSKNSYPSENRYVFKYNITIENDGSFPIKILKRKWLIFDVGFGYTEITGDGVIGLTPEIPTSDNFAYFSNVMLRSGVGNMSGRYLVKNMDTQETFEIEIPKFNLLSEVLSN is encoded by the coding sequence ATGATGTTCTCAAAAATGACTTCCAATATCAAAGTTTCAGTAATACCTGAATATGATAGTAAAAACAGTTATCCATCTGAAAACCGTTACGTCTTCAAGTATAATATTACGATTGAAAACGATGGCAGCTTTCCTATTAAAATTCTTAAAAGAAAATGGCTGATCTTCGACGTAGGTTTTGGATACACTGAGATTACAGGTGATGGTGTAATAGGATTAACACCAGAGATTCCTACAAGCGATAATTTCGCTTATTTTTCCAACGTCATGCTTCGATCGGGAGTAGGAAATATGAGTGGGAGATACCTTGTTAAAAACATGGATACCCAGGAAACCTTTGAGATTGAGATCCCGAAGTTCAACCTGCTGTCTGAAGTGTTAAGCAATTGA
- a CDS encoding 2-oxoglutarate dehydrogenase E1 component: MDRFSFLNAAHSQLIEDLYQQYLKFPDSLEPSWKAFFQGFDFALENYGDDDNIQYIQAPASAAPAAVQQISQAVAGGEVPEHIKKEFKVVNLIEAYRTRGHLFTKTNPVRERRHYTPTLDIENFGLSKEDLNTKFNCAVETGMKEPATLQDLIKHLESIYCDSIGVEYTYINNVEEKDFIKKWLQVNENHPSLSANEKTDILLKLNQAVAFENYLHTKFVGQKRFSLEGGETLIPALDQLISRSSQLGVDEVVLGMAHRGRLNVLTNIFGKSYKQIFSEFEGKEFEEDVFSGDVKYHLGSSKVVKTASGEEVAINLTPNPSHLETVAALVEGICRAKIDDKYKGDGSKILPIVIHGDGALAGQGIAYEVAQMMTLEGYKTGGTVHIVVNNQVSFTTNYADARSSTYCTDIAKVTESPVMHVNADDAEAVVHAMHFAADFRAKFGKDVYIDLLGYRKYGHNEGDEPRFTQPNLYKLISKHPNPREIYKDKLLKDSITSNDVIAKMESDFKALLDKDFDASKEIEKNVMDLFMADDWTNYPIGKRGAVQIPVDTKYDLEKLKELAIKMSSLPADKKFINKITRLFDNRVKAIEGNSLDWALGEWLAYATLLVEGHNVRISGEDVERGTFSHRHAVVKTEDTEEEYIPLRHVSESRFDVFNSHLSEYGVLGFDYGYAMASPNTLTIWEAQFGDFVNGAQIIVDQYLAAAEEKWKIQDGLVMLLPHGSEGQGAEHSSARLERFLTLCANENMVVANVTSPANYFHLLRRQLKWTFRKPLIVMSPKSLLRHPKVVSPLEDFANGSFQPVLDDPTADPKKVEKLVLCSGKLYFELLTKKEELNCENIALVRFEQLYPLHTEAIEAIFSKYDSRTQLIWAQEEPENMGAWSYILRNFRDTGIQVVAPVPSGAPAPGSHKMFEKSQNAVINRVFDRDDAPAKRPVTV, encoded by the coding sequence ATGGACAGATTTTCATTCCTAAACGCAGCTCATTCTCAGTTAATTGAGGATTTATACCAACAATACTTAAAATTCCCGGATTCTTTAGAGCCATCATGGAAAGCCTTCTTTCAAGGCTTTGATTTTGCTTTGGAGAACTATGGAGATGACGATAACATCCAATACATCCAGGCTCCGGCCAGCGCTGCTCCTGCAGCAGTACAGCAGATTTCTCAGGCAGTAGCCGGAGGAGAAGTTCCTGAGCACATCAAAAAAGAATTCAAAGTAGTAAACCTTATTGAGGCTTACAGAACGAGGGGGCACTTGTTCACCAAAACAAACCCTGTAAGAGAAAGAAGACATTACACGCCTACTTTAGATATCGAGAACTTTGGTCTTAGCAAGGAGGATTTAAATACAAAATTCAACTGTGCTGTTGAAACAGGGATGAAAGAACCTGCAACACTACAGGACCTTATCAAGCACTTAGAAAGTATCTACTGCGATTCTATCGGGGTAGAATATACCTACATCAACAACGTTGAAGAAAAAGATTTCATCAAAAAATGGCTTCAGGTGAACGAAAATCACCCAAGTCTTTCAGCTAACGAGAAAACTGATATTTTATTGAAGTTGAATCAGGCTGTAGCTTTTGAAAATTATCTTCACACCAAATTTGTCGGACAAAAAAGATTCTCTCTTGAGGGAGGTGAAACATTGATCCCTGCGTTGGATCAATTGATTTCAAGATCTTCTCAGCTGGGAGTTGATGAAGTGGTTCTTGGTATGGCTCACAGAGGAAGACTGAATGTGCTCACAAATATTTTCGGGAAATCGTACAAGCAAATCTTCTCAGAATTTGAAGGGAAAGAATTTGAAGAAGATGTATTTTCCGGTGACGTTAAGTATCACTTAGGATCATCCAAAGTAGTTAAAACAGCTTCAGGAGAAGAAGTAGCGATCAACCTTACGCCGAACCCATCTCACCTGGAAACGGTAGCAGCTCTTGTAGAAGGAATCTGCCGTGCCAAGATTGATGATAAATATAAAGGTGACGGTTCTAAAATCTTACCAATCGTTATTCACGGTGACGGTGCATTAGCCGGTCAGGGTATTGCTTATGAAGTTGCCCAAATGATGACTTTGGAAGGATACAAAACTGGCGGTACAGTTCATATCGTTGTCAATAACCAGGTTTCATTTACAACCAACTATGCAGATGCCAGATCTTCAACCTACTGTACAGATATTGCAAAAGTAACTGAGTCTCCTGTAATGCACGTTAATGCTGACGATGCTGAAGCTGTAGTTCATGCAATGCATTTTGCTGCAGATTTCAGAGCGAAGTTTGGGAAAGACGTTTATATTGATCTATTAGGATACAGAAAATATGGCCACAACGAAGGTGATGAACCTAGATTCACGCAACCTAACTTATATAAATTAATTTCAAAACATCCTAACCCAAGAGAAATTTATAAAGATAAATTACTTAAGGACAGCATCACTTCCAATGATGTGATTGCAAAAATGGAATCAGATTTCAAAGCACTTTTAGATAAAGACTTTGATGCTTCCAAAGAGATTGAAAAAAATGTAATGGATCTGTTCATGGCAGACGACTGGACTAACTATCCAATCGGAAAAAGAGGTGCAGTACAGATTCCTGTAGATACAAAATATGACTTAGAAAAGCTTAAAGAACTGGCAATTAAAATGTCATCTCTTCCTGCTGATAAAAAGTTCATCAATAAAATTACAAGACTGTTTGATAACCGTGTTAAAGCTATTGAAGGAAATTCATTAGACTGGGCTCTTGGAGAGTGGTTGGCGTATGCTACACTGCTTGTGGAAGGTCATAATGTAAGAATTTCCGGAGAAGATGTGGAAAGAGGAACATTCTCACACAGACATGCGGTGGTGAAAACTGAAGATACAGAAGAAGAATATATCCCGTTAAGACATGTATCAGAAAGCAGATTTGATGTATTCAACTCTCATCTTTCTGAATATGGTGTTTTAGGTTTCGACTACGGATACGCAATGGCTTCTCCTAATACATTAACGATTTGGGAGGCGCAGTTCGGAGACTTTGTCAACGGAGCGCAGATCATCGTAGATCAGTATCTGGCTGCTGCAGAAGAAAAATGGAAGATCCAGGACGGATTGGTGATGCTATTGCCTCATGGTTCAGAAGGTCAGGGAGCAGAACACTCTTCAGCAAGATTAGAAAGATTCTTAACGCTTTGTGCGAATGAAAATATGGTAGTAGCAAATGTTACTTCACCAGCAAACTATTTCCACTTATTAAGAAGACAGCTTAAATGGACTTTCAGAAAACCTCTGATTGTAATGAGCCCTAAATCTCTGTTGAGACACCCTAAAGTGGTTTCTCCGTTGGAAGATTTTGCAAACGGTTCATTCCAGCCGGTATTGGACGATCCTACAGCAGATCCTAAAAAAGTTGAGAAATTAGTGCTTTGTTCAGGGAAACTGTACTTTGAGTTATTAACGAAGAAAGAAGAACTTAACTGTGAAAATATTGCTTTGGTAAGATTCGAGCAGCTATACCCGCTTCACACAGAGGCTATAGAAGCTATCTTCAGCAAATATGACAGCAGAACACAGCTGATCTGGGCTCAGGAAGAACCTGAAAACATGGGAGCATGGTCTTATATCCTGAGAAACTTCAGAGATACAGGAATCCAGGTGGTAGCTCCGGTACCAAGTGGTGCTCCGGCTCCAGGAAGCCACAAAATGTTTGAGAAGAGCCAGAATGCAGTGATCAACAGAGTTTTCGACAGAGATGATGCTCCTGCAAAAAGACCCGTTACAGTGTAA